In Aeromicrobium marinum DSM 15272, one genomic interval encodes:
- the gnd gene encoding phosphogluconate dehydrogenase (NAD(+)-dependent, decarboxylating), with protein sequence MHLGLVGLGKMGGNMALRIRRAGHTVTGFDHDPEVSDVADLAALVEALPSPRVVWVMVPSGEPTRATITELAGLLDAGDVIVEGGNSRWTDDIAHAEQLAADGIGYVDCGVSGGVWGLDNGYALMAGGSADDIAVVQPIFDALRPPGDSGFVHAGAVGAGHFSKMVHNGIEYAMMQAYAEGYELLQKADAVENVTDVLDSWREGTVVRSWLLDLLVKALQEAPDLDGIRGYAEDSGEGRWTVEAAIEHSVPMHVIASSLFARFTSRQDESPAMQAVAAMRQQFGGHAVRAAEEAGVDPADPV encoded by the coding sequence ATGCATCTCGGACTCGTCGGCCTGGGCAAGATGGGCGGCAACATGGCCCTGCGGATCCGCCGCGCCGGACACACCGTCACCGGATTCGACCATGATCCGGAGGTCAGCGACGTCGCCGACCTCGCCGCCCTGGTCGAGGCGCTCCCGAGTCCGCGGGTTGTGTGGGTGATGGTGCCGTCGGGCGAACCCACCCGGGCGACCATCACCGAGCTGGCCGGCCTGCTCGACGCCGGCGACGTCATCGTCGAGGGCGGCAACTCGCGCTGGACCGACGACATCGCCCACGCCGAGCAGCTCGCCGCCGACGGGATCGGCTACGTCGACTGCGGCGTCAGCGGCGGCGTGTGGGGTCTGGACAACGGCTATGCCCTGATGGCCGGCGGATCCGCGGACGACATCGCCGTGGTGCAGCCGATCTTCGACGCGCTGCGCCCGCCCGGTGACTCCGGGTTCGTCCACGCCGGCGCGGTGGGGGCCGGGCACTTCTCCAAGATGGTCCACAACGGCATCGAGTACGCCATGATGCAGGCCTACGCCGAGGGGTACGAGCTGCTGCAGAAGGCCGACGCGGTAGAGAACGTCACCGACGTGCTCGACTCGTGGCGCGAGGGCACGGTGGTCCGGTCGTGGCTGCTCGACCTGCTGGTCAAGGCCCTGCAGGAGGCACCCGACCTCGACGGCATCCGCGGGTACGCCGAGGACTCCGGTGAGGGCCGCTGGACGGTCGAGGCAGCGATCGAACACTCCGTGCCGATGCACGTGATCGCATCCTCGTTGTTCGCCCGCTTCACCTCCCGGCAGGACGAGTCGCCGGCGATGCAGGCGGTGGCCGCGATGCGTCAGCAGTTCGGAGGTCACGCCGTGCGGGCCGCCGAGGAGGCCGGCGTCGACCCGGCCGACCCCGTCTAG
- the recF gene encoding DNA replication/repair protein RecF (All proteins in this family for which functions are known are DNA-binding proteins that assist the filamentation of RecA onto DNA for the initiation of recombination or recombinational repair.), whose protein sequence is MHVARLALHDFRSYTELDLELSAGPVAFVGANGQGKTNLVEAVDYLARLDSHRVAADAPLVRAGAERAVVRAEVVREDRRALLEVEITPGRSNRARVNRGDLPRARDIVGILRTVIFSPEDLALVKGDPSDRRRFLDALLVMRLPRLAGVKADYDRVLKQRNALLKSGRNRQVDISTLDIWDDKLATLGAELLVHRLTLLDDLGPHLAQAYREVATLAAADRRDVTAVYRSATDGVTGTRDVAEIREALLRAVAERRRDELDRGISLVGPHRDEVVLAVGDLPAKGYASHGESWSLALALRLASFELLRSEDDDPVLILDDVFAELDAGRRDHLAALVGSAEQVLVTAAVAADVPAGLTGRRFRVADGTVHDE, encoded by the coding sequence ATGCACGTCGCACGTCTGGCCCTGCACGACTTCCGGTCCTACACCGAGCTCGACCTCGAGCTCTCCGCCGGACCGGTGGCGTTCGTCGGCGCGAACGGGCAGGGCAAGACCAACCTGGTGGAGGCGGTCGACTACCTGGCGCGACTGGACTCGCACCGCGTCGCTGCCGATGCCCCCCTGGTGAGGGCGGGCGCAGAGCGGGCCGTGGTGAGGGCCGAGGTGGTCCGTGAGGACCGCCGAGCGCTGCTGGAGGTCGAGATCACTCCCGGCCGCAGCAACCGGGCGCGGGTGAACCGGGGTGACCTGCCCCGGGCCCGCGACATCGTCGGGATCCTGCGCACGGTGATCTTCTCCCCGGAGGACCTCGCCCTGGTGAAGGGAGATCCGTCGGACCGCCGGCGGTTCCTGGACGCCCTCCTGGTGATGAGGCTTCCCCGACTGGCCGGCGTCAAGGCCGACTACGACCGGGTCCTGAAGCAACGCAACGCGCTGCTGAAGAGCGGACGGAACCGACAAGTCGACATATCTACTCTTGACATCTGGGACGACAAGCTCGCGACGCTCGGCGCCGAGCTCCTCGTGCACCGCCTGACCCTGCTGGACGACCTCGGTCCGCACCTGGCGCAGGCCTATCGCGAGGTGGCGACGCTCGCCGCGGCGGACCGGCGCGACGTCACCGCCGTCTACCGCTCGGCCACCGACGGTGTGACCGGCACCCGTGACGTCGCGGAGATCCGCGAGGCGTTGCTCCGTGCGGTCGCCGAACGACGACGCGACGAGCTGGACCGAGGCATCAGCCTGGTCGGGCCGCACCGTGACGAGGTGGTGCTGGCCGTCGGGGACCTGCCGGCCAAGGGGTACGCGAGCCATGGCGAGTCGTGGTCGCTGGCGCTCGCGCTGCGACTGGCCTCGTTCGAGCTGTTGCGCAGCGAGGACGACGATCCGGTGCTGATCCTCGACGACGTGTTCGCCGAGCTCGACGCCGGCCGCCGCGACCACCTGGCGGCGCTCGTCGGTTCGGCCGAGCAGGTGCTGGTCACCGCTGCCGTGGCCGCCGACGTGCCGGCCGGTCTGACCGGGCGGCGGTTCCGGGTCGCCGACGGGACGGTCCACGATGAGTGA
- a CDS encoding DUF721 domain-containing protein gives MSDGTPADGPADGPGDTPADDPLRLAREIADAYRGNATPDQQPRRPRRRARSRRPGREDATPLADVMSELVQQQGWTDQLAAQRVFTDWAGIVGPEVARHCVVEGYADQVVHIAADSSAWRKELQLLAPTIVARLNAELGDGSVLRIEVRGPQAPSWKSGPRSIRGARGPRDTYG, from the coding sequence ATGAGTGACGGCACCCCCGCGGACGGTCCCGCGGACGGTCCGGGGGACACCCCGGCGGACGACCCGTTGCGGCTGGCCCGCGAGATCGCCGACGCCTACCGGGGCAACGCCACGCCCGACCAGCAGCCACGCCGACCCCGGCGTCGGGCACGGTCGCGGCGACCCGGACGCGAGGACGCCACCCCCCTGGCCGACGTGATGTCCGAGCTGGTCCAGCAGCAGGGATGGACCGACCAGCTCGCGGCCCAACGGGTGTTCACCGACTGGGCGGGCATCGTGGGTCCGGAGGTCGCCCGGCACTGCGTGGTGGAGGGCTACGCCGACCAGGTCGTCCACATCGCCGCCGACTCCAGCGCCTGGCGCAAGGAGCTGCAGCTGCTCGCCCCGACGATCGTCGCCCGGCTCAACGCCGAGCTGGGCGACGGGTCGGTGCTGCGGATCGAGGTCCGGGGACCGCAGGCCCCCAGCTGGAAGTCCGGGCCACGCAGCATCCGCGGGGCCCGGGGGCCCCGCGACACCTACGGCTGA
- a CDS encoding phosphatase PAP2 family protein: MSIDERTDTEPQQRAATGPLQAGATAMFAAAVLAALVVLAVGTEVGQEIDDSAMRTVGAGRDAQLSVLSVLGYVSIGAVALIVVGCLVVAALRGSLRLAVAAVVVIAGANVTTQLLKRVLIDRPDFELGVLNSLPSGHTTLVAASVAALALVTPRALQPVMAAGGAFAVTMVGASTVVAGWHRPSDVVAACAVTLAWTGAATLVLRHRSVPGRGLAVASLAGAAASGLALVAIGVRPLAGWAGFGEAAVVLGVLGLVVAIWMWLTSRLAG, encoded by the coding sequence GTGAGCATCGACGAGCGGACCGACACCGAGCCGCAGCAGCGGGCCGCGACCGGACCTCTCCAGGCCGGCGCGACGGCGATGTTCGCGGCCGCGGTGCTGGCCGCGCTGGTGGTCCTGGCGGTCGGCACCGAGGTGGGTCAGGAGATCGACGACTCGGCGATGCGCACGGTCGGCGCGGGCCGCGACGCCCAGCTGTCGGTTCTCAGCGTGCTGGGCTACGTCTCCATCGGCGCGGTGGCCCTGATCGTCGTGGGCTGCCTGGTCGTGGCCGCCCTGCGCGGGTCGCTGCGGCTGGCCGTGGCGGCCGTCGTCGTCATCGCCGGCGCGAACGTCACGACGCAGCTCCTGAAGCGGGTGCTGATCGATCGTCCGGACTTCGAGCTCGGTGTCCTCAACAGCCTGCCCAGCGGCCACACGACACTGGTCGCCGCCTCGGTGGCGGCGCTCGCGCTGGTGACCCCCCGCGCCCTGCAGCCGGTCATGGCGGCCGGCGGCGCCTTCGCCGTCACGATGGTCGGCGCCTCGACGGTGGTCGCGGGCTGGCACCGCCCCTCCGACGTCGTGGCGGCGTGCGCCGTCACGCTGGCCTGGACCGGTGCGGCGACCCTCGTCCTGCGCCACCGCTCGGTGCCGGGTCGGGGACTCGCGGTGGCCTCGCTGGCCGGTGCGGCCGCATCCGGTCTGGCCCTCGTGGCGATCGGTGTCCGGCCGCTCGCGGGATGGGCCGGCTTCGGTGAGGCCGCCGTGGTCCTCGGTGTGCTCGGGCTGGTCGTGGCGATCTGGATGTGGCTCACCTCGCGCCTGGCCGGCTGA
- the gyrB gene encoding DNA topoisomerase (ATP-hydrolyzing) subunit B: protein MTSTPDPAAPIESTYDASNIQVLEGLDAVRKRPGMYIGSTGERGLHHLVYEVVDNSVDEALAGHASHIEVTLLADGGVKVVDDGRGIPVDEHPIEKIPAVTLVLTSLHAGGKFGGGGYKVSGGLHGVGVSVVNALSTRLFVEVRRDGHRWTQSFTYGVPDQPLEQHEATTETGTTTTFYASEDIFETTEYSYETLKTRFREMAFLNKGLELVLIDEREHAEDADDTADEVERQVRFRYDGGLVDYVQHINTGAKAAIHRDIISIERDDDTGGMSLELAMQWNASFSESVHTFANTINTHEGGTHEEGFRAALTTTVNRFAEANNLIKKKEDRLTGDDIREGLTAIISVKLAEPQFEGQTKTKLGNTEAKGFVQQVLNEQLGAWLEANPAEGKTIVRKSIDAASARMAARKARDLARNRKGFLGSGGLPGKLADCSSRNPEECEVFIVEGNSAGGSAKGGRDPRTQAILPLRGKILNVEKARIDKILQNAEVQAIISALGTGVHEDFDIAKLRYHKIVLMADADVDGQHISTLLLTLLFRFMKPLIDAGHVYLAQPPLYKIKWSNATADLAYTDRERDALLAAGAESGKRLPKEAGQAIQRYKGLGEMNDSELWDTTMDPDARVLRQVTLDDAAMADEIFTILMGEDVEQRRSFIQRNAKDVRFLDI, encoded by the coding sequence GTGACCTCAACTCCAGATCCCGCTGCGCCGATCGAGTCGACCTACGACGCCAGCAACATCCAGGTCCTCGAGGGGCTCGACGCGGTCCGCAAGCGACCCGGCATGTACATCGGTTCCACCGGCGAGCGAGGACTGCACCACCTGGTCTACGAGGTCGTCGACAACTCCGTCGACGAGGCGCTGGCCGGTCACGCCTCCCACATCGAGGTCACCCTGCTCGCCGACGGCGGCGTCAAGGTGGTCGACGACGGCCGCGGCATCCCGGTCGACGAGCACCCGATCGAGAAGATCCCCGCGGTGACCCTCGTGCTGACCTCGCTGCACGCCGGCGGCAAGTTCGGTGGCGGCGGCTACAAGGTGTCCGGCGGCCTGCACGGTGTGGGTGTCTCGGTGGTGAACGCCCTCAGCACCCGGTTGTTCGTCGAGGTCCGGCGCGACGGCCACCGCTGGACGCAGAGCTTCACCTACGGCGTCCCGGACCAGCCGCTGGAGCAGCACGAGGCCACCACCGAGACGGGCACGACGACCACGTTCTACGCCAGCGAGGACATCTTCGAGACCACCGAGTACTCCTACGAGACACTCAAGACCCGGTTCCGCGAGATGGCGTTCCTCAACAAGGGCCTCGAGCTGGTGCTGATCGACGAGCGTGAGCACGCCGAGGACGCCGACGACACCGCCGACGAGGTCGAGCGCCAGGTCCGGTTCCGCTACGACGGCGGCCTCGTCGACTACGTGCAGCACATCAACACCGGCGCCAAGGCCGCGATCCACCGCGACATCATCAGCATCGAGCGCGACGACGACACCGGCGGCATGTCGTTGGAGCTCGCGATGCAGTGGAACGCCTCGTTCAGCGAGTCGGTGCACACCTTCGCCAACACCATCAACACCCACGAGGGCGGCACCCACGAGGAGGGCTTCCGCGCGGCGCTCACCACCACGGTCAACCGCTTCGCCGAGGCCAACAACCTCATCAAGAAGAAGGAGGACCGGCTCACCGGTGACGACATCCGGGAGGGCCTGACCGCGATCATCTCGGTCAAGCTGGCCGAGCCGCAGTTCGAGGGGCAGACCAAGACCAAGCTCGGCAACACCGAGGCCAAGGGATTCGTGCAACAGGTGCTCAACGAGCAGCTGGGCGCATGGCTCGAGGCGAACCCGGCCGAGGGCAAGACCATCGTGCGCAAGTCCATCGACGCCGCGTCGGCCCGCATGGCGGCCCGCAAGGCGCGCGACCTCGCCCGCAACCGCAAGGGGTTCCTGGGCAGTGGCGGCCTGCCGGGCAAGCTGGCCGACTGCTCCAGCCGCAACCCCGAGGAGTGCGAGGTCTTCATCGTCGAGGGCAACTCCGCCGGCGGCTCGGCCAAGGGTGGGCGCGACCCGCGCACGCAGGCGATCCTCCCGCTGCGCGGCAAGATCCTCAACGTCGAGAAGGCCCGGATCGACAAGATCCTGCAGAACGCCGAGGTGCAGGCGATCATCTCCGCGCTCGGCACGGGCGTCCACGAGGACTTCGACATCGCCAAGCTGAGGTACCACAAGATCGTGCTGATGGCCGACGCCGACGTCGACGGCCAGCACATCTCGACGCTGCTGCTCACCCTGCTGTTCCGGTTCATGAAGCCGCTGATCGACGCCGGCCACGTGTACCTGGCCCAGCCGCCGCTCTACAAGATCAAGTGGAGCAACGCCACCGCCGACCTGGCCTACACCGACCGGGAGCGCGACGCGCTGCTGGCCGCGGGTGCGGAGTCCGGCAAGCGACTGCCCAAGGAGGCCGGCCAGGCGATCCAGCGCTACAAGGGCCTGGGCGAGATGAACGACAGCGAGCTGTGGGACACCACGATGGATCCCGACGCCCGGGTCCTGCGTCAGGTCACCCTCGACGACGCCGCGATGGCCGACGAGATCTTCACCATCCTCATGGGCGAGGACGTCGAGCAGCGCCGCTCCTTCATCCAGCGGAACGCCAAAGACGTCCGCTTCCTCGACATCTGA
- the gyrA gene encoding DNA gyrase subunit A, with amino-acid sequence MTDTPIERDRIEPVELQDEMQRSYIDYAMSVIVARALPDVRDGLKPVHRRVLYAMYDGGYRPDRGFSKCSRIIGDVMGQYHPHGDTAIYDTLVRLAQPWVMRAPMISGQGNFGSPGDDPAAAMRYTECKLAPVAMEMVRDIDEETVDFKPNYDGRSSEPTVLPSRIPNLLVNGSAGIAVGMATNIPPHNLREVAEGAQWALAHPEATRTELLDALLERIKGPDFPTHGLIVGTSGIEDMYRTGRGSVTMRAIVGIEEDTKGRIQLVVTELPYQVNPDSLMRKIADLVNTGRLQGVSDLRDESSSRVGRRIVIEIRRDAVARVVLNNLYKHTDLQSNFSANMLALVDDVPRTLTLDGFITNWIHHQIDVIRRRTEYRLRKAEERAHIFRGLGKALDRLDDVIALIRRSPTVDEARTGLIELLEIDEIQANAILEMQLRRLAALERQKILDELAELERMIADFTDILERPERQREIVSTELAEIVDKYGDDRRSRIIPADGDLSDEDLIPDEEVVVTITSGGYAKRTKTDLYRVQHRGGKGVRGAQLRDGDFVEHLFPTTAHHWILFFTTAGRVYRAKAYHLPEAGRDAKGGHVAGLLSFQPDEQIAQVLAVRDYEQAPYLVLATRKGLVKKTRLTDYNSPRQAGVIAINFRDDDDELIGAELVGPDDDLLLISRKAQAIRFRADDEQLRPMGRATSGVTGMKFRGEDDLLSMTVIRREHAALDAEEVADEDKLYVFTVTDGGFAKKTPVGEYRLQGRGGLGIKAMQITGARGELVGGLVLKDTDDVISVTSGGQVTRSLVSGVNPTGRGTMGVSFVKFKGDDRVVTIARNAEVAADVAEIEEGDPVPAAPTDEGPQ; translated from the coding sequence GTGACCGACACCCCGATCGAACGGGACCGGATCGAACCGGTCGAGCTGCAGGACGAGATGCAGCGTTCGTACATCGACTACGCGATGAGCGTCATCGTGGCCCGGGCGCTGCCCGACGTCCGCGACGGGCTCAAGCCGGTGCACCGGCGCGTGCTCTACGCGATGTACGACGGCGGCTACCGCCCCGACCGCGGCTTCTCCAAGTGCAGCCGCATCATCGGTGACGTCATGGGTCAGTACCACCCGCACGGCGACACCGCGATCTACGACACCCTGGTTCGACTGGCCCAGCCGTGGGTCATGCGGGCGCCGATGATCTCCGGGCAGGGCAACTTCGGCTCGCCGGGAGACGATCCCGCGGCCGCGATGCGGTACACCGAGTGCAAGCTCGCGCCGGTCGCCATGGAGATGGTGCGCGACATCGACGAGGAGACCGTCGACTTCAAGCCCAACTACGACGGCCGGTCGTCCGAACCCACGGTCCTGCCGTCGCGCATCCCCAACCTGCTGGTCAACGGGTCGGCCGGCATCGCGGTGGGCATGGCCACCAACATCCCCCCGCACAACCTGCGCGAGGTCGCCGAGGGCGCCCAGTGGGCCCTCGCCCACCCGGAGGCCACCCGCACCGAGCTGCTCGACGCCCTGCTCGAGCGCATCAAGGGACCCGACTTCCCGACGCACGGCCTGATCGTCGGCACGTCCGGCATCGAGGACATGTACCGCACCGGTCGCGGCTCGGTGACGATGCGCGCGATCGTCGGCATCGAGGAGGACACCAAGGGCCGCATCCAGCTGGTCGTCACCGAGCTGCCGTACCAGGTCAACCCCGACTCCCTCATGCGCAAGATCGCCGACCTGGTCAACACCGGTCGGCTGCAGGGGGTCTCGGACCTGCGCGACGAGTCCAGCTCGCGGGTCGGCCGCCGGATCGTCATCGAGATCCGTCGTGACGCCGTGGCCCGCGTGGTGCTGAACAACCTCTACAAGCACACCGACCTGCAGTCGAACTTCAGCGCCAACATGCTCGCCCTGGTCGACGACGTGCCCCGCACCCTGACGCTCGACGGCTTCATCACCAACTGGATCCACCACCAGATCGACGTGATCCGGCGCCGCACCGAGTACCGGCTGCGCAAGGCCGAGGAGCGCGCCCACATCTTCCGGGGTCTGGGCAAGGCCCTGGACCGGCTCGACGACGTCATCGCGCTCATCCGGCGCAGTCCCACGGTCGACGAGGCCCGCACCGGACTCATCGAGCTGCTGGAGATCGACGAGATCCAGGCCAACGCGATCCTCGAGATGCAGCTGCGCCGTCTGGCGGCGCTGGAGCGGCAGAAGATCCTCGACGAGCTCGCCGAGCTCGAGCGGATGATCGCCGACTTCACCGACATCCTCGAGCGGCCGGAGCGTCAGCGCGAGATCGTCTCGACCGAGCTGGCCGAGATCGTCGACAAGTACGGCGACGACCGGCGGTCACGGATCATCCCCGCCGACGGCGACCTGTCCGACGAGGACCTCATCCCCGACGAGGAGGTGGTCGTCACGATCACCTCCGGCGGTTACGCCAAGCGCACCAAGACCGACCTGTACCGGGTGCAGCACCGCGGGGGCAAGGGGGTCCGGGGCGCTCAGCTGCGCGACGGCGACTTCGTGGAGCACCTGTTCCCCACCACGGCCCACCACTGGATCCTGTTCTTCACCACCGCCGGTCGGGTCTACCGGGCCAAGGCGTACCACCTGCCCGAGGCCGGCCGCGACGCCAAGGGCGGGCACGTCGCAGGACTGTTGTCGTTCCAGCCCGACGAGCAGATCGCCCAGGTGCTCGCGGTCCGTGACTACGAGCAGGCGCCCTACCTGGTGCTCGCGACCCGCAAGGGCCTGGTCAAGAAGACCCGACTGACCGACTACAACAGCCCGCGCCAGGCCGGCGTCATCGCGATCAACTTCCGCGACGACGACGACGAGCTGATCGGTGCCGAGCTGGTCGGACCCGACGACGACCTGCTGCTCATCTCGCGCAAGGCCCAGGCCATCCGGTTCCGGGCCGACGACGAGCAGCTGCGGCCCATGGGCCGGGCCACCTCCGGCGTCACCGGCATGAAGTTCCGCGGCGAGGACGACCTGCTGTCGATGACGGTCATCCGGCGCGAGCACGCGGCCCTCGACGCCGAGGAGGTGGCCGACGAGGACAAGCTGTACGTCTTCACCGTCACCGACGGCGGTTTCGCCAAGAAGACCCCGGTCGGCGAGTACCGCCTGCAGGGTCGCGGCGGACTCGGCATCAAGGCCATGCAGATCACGGGCGCCCGGGGCGAGCTGGTCGGCGGTCTGGTGCTCAAGGACACCGACGACGTCATCAGCGTGACCTCCGGCGGGCAGGTCACCCGCAGCCTCGTGTCGGGGGTCAATCCCACCGGGCGTGGCACCATGGGGGTGAGCTTCGTGAAGTTCAAGGGTGACGACCGCGTGGTCACCATCGCCCGCAACGCAGAGGTCGCCGCCGACGTGGCGGAGATCGAGGAGGGGGACCCGGTCCCCGCCGCGCCCACCGATGAGGGACCCCAGTGA
- a CDS encoding DUF3566 domain-containing protein has protein sequence MTDDTTRGNGLTQAEYAATTDDSPESTSVIPAVKDDGSAPTSAERREARLRLARVEPWSVTRLAFVISVALMIVSVVAVTIFWTVLQATGVWGQVNDAVNTVLSNDDSSFDISSYLGLGRLVGLSLVLSAVNVVFLTALAAVGAHLYNAAAQLLGGVEVTFSDR, from the coding sequence GTGACCGACGACACCACCCGCGGCAACGGCCTGACCCAGGCCGAGTACGCCGCGACCACCGACGACTCGCCCGAGAGCACGTCGGTCATCCCGGCGGTCAAGGACGACGGGTCCGCCCCGACGTCCGCGGAGCGCCGTGAGGCGCGTCTGCGTCTGGCCCGGGTCGAGCCGTGGTCGGTCACCCGGCTGGCGTTCGTCATCTCCGTCGCCCTGATGATCGTGTCGGTCGTGGCCGTCACGATCTTCTGGACCGTGCTGCAGGCCACGGGCGTGTGGGGCCAGGTCAACGACGCGGTCAACACCGTGCTCAGCAACGACGACTCGTCCTTCGACATCAGCAGCTACCTGGGCCTCGGCCGGCTGGTGGGGCTCTCCCTGGTGCTGTCGGCGGTCAACGTGGTCTTCCTGACCGCGCTCGCCGCGGTCGGCGCGCACCTGTACAACGCGGCGGCCCAGCTGCTCGGTGGCGTCGAGGTGACCTTCTCCGACCGGTGA
- a CDS encoding GlxA family transcriptional regulator — MRIGLIAIDGCFGSAVASVIDIVRVADGARGDIDPRIDPIELAILGPKRRVTTTASMTLSVDHPLSESGEFDVVVVPALGTLTAAATNDALQSRDARSVIASLGRLDDATTRIAAACTGVFAVAETGRMHHRRATTSWFLGPEFLKRYPTVALDLDTMVVVDGNLVTAGAAFAHIDLALSLVRSISPDLAQHVAKLLIIDERPSQAAFVAYEHLRHEDPIVVEFERFVRARLDEPFNVAFVAQSLGTSRRTLERRVRAALNLTPLGFVQRLRIERARHLSATTDLTSAEIALRVGYANAETLRSLLRRERRRS; from the coding sequence ATGCGTATCGGACTGATCGCGATCGACGGCTGCTTCGGTTCGGCTGTCGCGTCGGTCATCGACATCGTGCGGGTGGCCGACGGAGCCCGCGGCGATATCGACCCGCGGATCGACCCGATCGAACTCGCCATCCTCGGACCGAAACGGCGAGTGACCACGACGGCATCGATGACCCTGTCGGTTGACCACCCGCTGTCGGAGTCCGGAGAGTTCGACGTGGTCGTCGTCCCTGCGCTTGGAACCCTCACGGCCGCCGCTACCAACGACGCCCTCCAGAGCCGAGATGCTCGTTCGGTCATCGCCTCGCTCGGGCGCCTCGACGACGCGACCACCCGGATCGCCGCGGCGTGCACCGGCGTGTTCGCCGTCGCCGAGACCGGACGGATGCATCATCGGCGGGCGACGACCAGCTGGTTCCTGGGGCCGGAGTTCCTGAAGCGCTATCCGACCGTCGCCCTCGATCTCGACACCATGGTCGTCGTGGACGGGAACCTCGTCACCGCCGGCGCCGCGTTCGCCCACATCGACCTCGCGCTCTCACTCGTGCGATCGATCAGCCCCGACCTGGCCCAACATGTCGCCAAGCTCCTCATCATCGACGAGCGTCCGTCGCAGGCGGCCTTCGTCGCCTACGAACATCTCCGGCACGAGGACCCGATCGTCGTCGAGTTCGAACGCTTCGTGCGCGCCCGCCTGGACGAACCGTTCAACGTCGCCTTCGTCGCGCAGTCGCTCGGCACCAGCCGGCGCACCCTCGAACGACGAGTCCGTGCGGCGCTCAACCTCACTCCGCTCGGCTTCGTCCAACGGCTTCGCATCGAACGAGCTCGGCACCTCTCAGCAACCACGGACCTCACCTCCGCCGAGATCGCGCTACGGGTCGGCTACGCGAACGCCGAGACTCTGCGCTCCCTCCTGCGCAGGGAGCGACGCCGTTCCTGA
- a CDS encoding putative quinol monooxygenase, whose protein sequence is MSTPASLPYAFVAKIVAADGQHDALADLLAGAVALANEEVGTIVWFAARTHADTFWIFDAFPDEAARDAHANGAIVAALMANQHLLGAAPEILAADVLASKLP, encoded by the coding sequence ATGTCCACACCCGCATCACTTCCGTATGCCTTCGTCGCCAAGATCGTCGCGGCCGATGGACAGCACGACGCGCTCGCCGATCTGCTCGCCGGCGCTGTCGCACTCGCCAACGAAGAAGTGGGAACGATTGTCTGGTTCGCGGCTAGAACCCACGCCGACACCTTTTGGATCTTCGATGCATTCCCCGACGAGGCCGCTCGCGATGCCCACGCCAACGGCGCCATCGTCGCAGCCCTGATGGCCAACCAGCACCTCCTCGGCGCAGCACCCGAGATCCTGGCGGCCGACGTCCTCGCGTCCAAGCTCCCGTAG